The genomic window TTCCCGCTTTAAAACCATCCGAGAAAGTGATATACCTGCGGTCATCAGAAAGTCGCCACCCACAAGTTTTGTATTCTACAGAACCATGTGTTTGCTCTTTTTTGAAACGTGGAAAACCTTTCTTCCCTGGAAAAGATTTTTTGCAATTATCAAAAAAGCGAGCAATCGCGTTCCATGCTCTTTCAGCACTAGCTTGACGAGCCATTGAGTTCAGCTTAGATACCCAAGGAAAGTCAGTATTAGCAGCAAGCACAGCACAGAATTTACTGAGGTCGTATCGCCCAATCCCCTTGTTGTCCATCCAGTATCTAAGGCTTGCATTGCGAACAAAACGAGCAGTTCTAATCGCTTCATCAAGCGCTCGATACTGTCCGTTCGTTCCTTCAACTTTTGCCTCAAATACCAGCATATTTACGTTATGCACACTGACGTAAATCATCACATGGATTTGCGAAAAACTCAACTATTCCCCTTCCCTCACTGACTTTCAGTCAGTTATGCTCGTGGAATGTTTCGTTTTTCGCCCTCGATTCATCTCGCCGCCAAATCACAGATTATGGCGGGAGCCTTCTCTCCGATTTAGGTAAAAAGAGAAGAAAGACTTAATAAGTTCTGTTTTGCCTTTTTACTTTTGCCTTCTCGCACTTGATTTGATAGAAGGATGAAATTAAAAGTGTGTAGGCGTAGCCCATCGGAAACATTGCCTACACATCAACTTAGATAATTGCCTACATTCTCATATTAATTTACCAAAATCAGTAATCTCCGCCTTGAACTCAACCACTGAATAGTAGCAACAAGCTATAGGAATCCGATTTGATTTTTGAACAAAATAAACAAAAACAGCAACATTCAAGCTTAGAACTCGGAAGTTGAGCCTCTGAACTCGGAAGTTGAGCCTCTGAACTCGGAAGTTGAGCCTCTGAACTCGGAAGTTGAGCCTCTGAACTCGGAAGTTGAGCCTTTGAACTCGGAAGTTGAGCCTCTGAACTCGGAAGTTGAGCCTTTGAACTTGGAAGTTGAGCCTTTGAACTCGAAATGTCCGGTTGAGAAACTAAAATCCTAATTTTTCCAACACTGGCTTTGTGGAAACAACGTGGCGTTCTAAACCCAGTTCTTTTGGACTAACCCCAAGTGCCAAAGCAATCAACTGGGGTAAATGCAACACTGGTAAACCTAACTTTTGCTCAACAACCTTTTCCACTTCAGGCTGACGCGAATCTAAATTTAAGTGGCACAGTGGACAAGGCGTAACTATACAGTCAGCACCAGATGTCAAGGCGTCCTGAATATGCATCCCCGCCATTTTGAAAGATTGGGTAGTGGCATAACTAGCAAGGGGCCAACCACAACATTGCGTCCGACCTCGGTAATAAATTGGTGTTGCACCCACCGCCCGAAACATATTTTCCATCGCTTCCGGTTGGAAGGGGTCGTCATAGGGCATAGATTTTTGGGCACGGAGGAGATAACAGCCATAAAAAGCCGCGCATTTTAATCCAGTTAACTTCCGGGTGACACGTTTGGTAATTTCCTCTAAACCGTAATCTGTTACCAAGGCGTAGAGGAGATGTTTTACGTCGGTACTGCCGCGATAAGGTGAACAGCCTTCTTTGTGCAGCAAGCCATTAACCTGTTGAATGTAGCTAGGGTCAGAAGTCTGGCATTCTTTCAGGTGTTCGTTGACGTGACCGATAACACCTTGACAAGTGCTGCAATGGGTAAGTAAGGGCAAATTTAATTCTTCTGCTAGGGTAATATTTCTGGCGTTGACTGTATCTTCTAGCAGTTGGGAATCTTCTTTAAATGTGCCAGAACCGCAGCAAGCAGCTTTTTTAAGTTCAACTAGTTCAATACCCAGTGCTTGGGTAAGCGCTTGAGTTGACTGGTAAAGTTCCCGACAGGCCCCTTGGGCAACACAACCGGGGAAGTAAGCGTATTTCAGGGTGTGAGATAGCATAGAAATATGTTTGGGTTAGAGCGATCGCTCTAAACAATAACTGTTTTATCATCCCTTGTTAGCACCGAAGTTATGATGTTTGACGTTCAACGACCCTTTAACCGTCTAGGTTCAAAGTCGCAACATCTACATATTCTTAATTGCTAGCAAGGCTGTAAATACTGATAGAGACATTGTAAAAAATTTTAGCAATAATTGGAAAACCGAAGCATTTACACGGTATCGGCGATGACGTAGCCCGCTCCATTGCCCAAGTGTTAAGAGAAAACTTACCCTATTCTTTTTAGAAGAAAGGTTTTCTAACAGAAAAACCCTTGGTAGTATGCGGGCGATCGCGCTTGACGATAAGATGTATATGCTCAAAACAATGTCTCCTCTAAAGGGTAGATCCTCGCAACTGGTTAAGGACTTTTATTATTTATGAGCCAAACGGAACTTTTTGAAAAGGTCAAGAAAATCGTCACCGAACAATTGAGCGTTGACGACCCTGCCAAAATCACACCCCAGTCCAAGTTTATGGACGATCTAGGAGCAGATTCCTTAGATACCGTTGAACTGGTGATGGCCTTGGAAGAAGAATTTGATATCGAAATACCCGACGAAGCTGCCGAGCAGATTATATCGGTTCAAGACGCAGTAGATTACATCAATAACAAAGTTACCGCATCAGCTTAAAAAAAGTTTTGAGTCACCGTTGGCCCTTGGCGTCTCACGCCACTTGACGCCAGTCCGCTCAAGTCGGGAGACCCGCCCACACGGCTGGCTCCTCTACTTGGGGAAACCCCAGACGCAAGGGTAGCGTAGCGTTAACGACGTAGGAGCGTCTGACTCGCTACCGCTTCGCTATCGCCCTTGGCGTCTCCCCTTCTCACATTGGGAGAGGCTAGCGCCGAGGGAGAAGTTCAGATGGCTTTGTCTTACACCCTCTGGGCATCTACGGCAAAAACCGCTGCTTTGACTTTTAACTGAGTGCTGAGTAGTTAAAAGTTTAGAAGTTAGAGTTTTAGGAGGCAAAAGTTTGGAGTTTTCTCCATCTTCGGCTGCTTCCAAAACTCAGAACTCAGGACTTGAAACTCAGCACTGTTTAATGCCTGCTGCTTTTTCGCCATTTTTAACTGAATCATGACAGATCATACACGTAAACGCGTTGTTGTAACTGGTGTTGGCGCGATTACACCTATAGGTAATACAGCAACAGAATATTGGAACGGATTATTAAGTGGACGCAATGGCATTGACTACATCACACTTTTTGATGCGTCTCGCCATGATTGCCGCATTGCTGGTGAGGTGAAAAACTTCGATCCACATGATTACTTGGAGCGCAAAGAGGCCAAGCGCATGGATCGATTTGCTCAATTTGGGGTTGCGACAGCAAAACAGGCTCTATCTAACGCCCAGTTAGTGATCAATGAACTGAATGCAGAACAGGTAGGTGTGATGATCGGTTCTGGCGTTGGTGGGATTAAGGTATTAGAAGACCAGCAAACTATCTACCTCAACCGTGGCCCCGATCGCTGTAGTCCATTCATGATCCCGATGATGATCGCCAATATGGCGGCAGGATTAACGGCAATTCACACGGGTGCTAAAGGGCCAAACTCCTGTCCTGTAACTGCCTGCGCTGCTGGCTCCAACGCCATAGGAGATGCTTTTCGTCTCATTCAAGGGGGATATGCCCAGGCGATGATTTGCGGAGGAACGGAGTCAGCTGTCACACCATTGTCGATAGCTGGGTTCGCCGCCTGCAAGGCACTCTCTTTTCGCAATGATGACCCAGCTCATGCTTGCCGTCCCTTTGACCGCGATCGCAACGGATTTGTTTTGGGTGAAGGTTCAGGAATTTTAATTCTAGAAGAACTGCAACACGCCATCAGTCGCGGCGCTCACATTTATGCCGAAATGATCGGCTATGGGATGACCTGTGACGCCTACCATATCACCTCCCCCGTCCCTGGTGGACTCGGAGCAGCTAGAGCGATAGAACTGGCCCTCAAGGATGCCAGTATAACTCCCGAACAAATCAGCTATATTAATGCCCACGGCACTAGCACCCCAGCTAATGATTCAACTGAAACCTCAGCAATCAAAAAAGCCTTGGGAGAACATGCCTATAAGGTGGCAATTAGCTCCACCAAATCGATGACAGGTCATTTATTGGGCGGTTCTGGAGGTATTGAAGCAGTGGCAACAGTACTAGCGATCGCTAATGACCAAATTCCACCGACAATCAATCTGGAAAATCCCGATCCTGAGTGTGACTTAGATTACGTGCCTAACTCTAGCCGCGCTCAAAAAGTTGAGGTGGCAATATCCAATTCTTTTGGGTTTGGCGGTCATAATGTCACACTGGCCTTTAAGAAATACCTCTAAAAATTTCCCATTTTATTGCTGGTCGGCTCTCCTGAGATGACTGTGCCAAAAGTATGATAGATATCATTCCGCTATAACTGAAGCGTTCAGCATGACCCAATTATCAGCTTGATTTATCACCAGAAACTCAGGAGATCCCGCTTGTCCATCGACAAGCGGGAGTGGGATGATGAGGATACTGTGGGGAATCTAAAATAACCCCAGCAAGAGAAGCTACGAAGAGTGCTAACCCGTCGTTAAAAACAAGAGATTATGACTGTTGCAACCCAATCCGCCAAACAATTGTCCGTCGAAGAACTGGCTATTAACTCGATCCGCTTCTTGGCTATTGATGCCGTAGAAAAAGCAAAATCGGGACACCCAGGACTACCAATGGGCGCGGCTCCGATGGCTTTTGTCCTCTGGGATCGTTTTTTGAAGTTTAATCCCAAGAATCCCAAATGGTTCAACCGCGATCGCTTTGTCTTGTCTGCCGGTCATGGCTCGATGTTACAGTACGCCCTGCTGTTCCTGACAGGCTACGATAGCGTCAGCATTGAAGATATCAAGCAATTCCGTCAATGGGAGTCAAAAACCCCTGGACACCCCGAAAACTTCATGACCCCAGGCGTGGAAGTCACCACTGGCCCACTAGGTCAAGGAATTGCCAATGGAGTCGGTTTAGCGATCGCGGAGGCGCACCTGGCCGCTAAATTTAACAAACCCGATGCCAAGATTGTTGACCATTACACCTACGTGATTGTGGGTGACGGTTGCAACATGGAAGGAATTTCTGGTGAAGCTTGTTCTTTTGCAGGACACTTGGGATTAGGCAAACTCATCGCTCTGTACGACGACAACCACATCTCCATCGACGGTTCCACTGATGTGGCATTCACCGAAGATGTTTCCAAGCGATTTGAAGCTTACGGCTGGCACGTCCAACACGTCGAGGACGGCAATACCGATTTAGAAGCGATCGCCAAAGCAATTGAAGCAGCCAAAGCTGTTACCGATAAGCCTTCTTTCATCAAGGTAACAACCATTATTGGTTACGGTTCCCCCAATAAAGCAAACACTGCTGGTGTTCACGGCGCTGCCCTTGGTGGAGACGAAATAGCACTGACTCGGAAAAATTTGGGTTGGGAATACGAGCCTTTCGTAGTCCCAGAAGAAGCCCTCAACCACACCCGCAAAGCAGTAGAACGTGGTGCAGGTTACGAAACCGAATGGAACAAGACTTTTGCAGACTACAAAGCTAAGTATGCCCAAGAAGCGGCTGACTTTGAACGCTACATAAGCAGCAAGCTGCCCGATGGTTGGGATAAAGTACTACCCACCTACACCCCAGAAGACAAAGGACTGCCCACCCGCAAACACTCAGAAAATTGCCTCAACAAACTAGCGGCAGTTTTACCTGAATTGATTGGTGGTTCGGCTGACTTGACCCACTCCAACCTTACCGAAGTCAAGGGCAAAGGCGACTTTCAAAAAGGGCACTACGAAAACCCCAACATCCACTTTGGTGTACGGGAACATGCAATGGGCGCAATCTGTAATGGGATAGCCCTGCACGCTTCGGGATTAATTCCCTACGGTGCTACTTTCTTGATCTTCACAGATTATATGCGTGCTGCCATCCGCTTATCCGCGCTTTCCCAAGCTGGGGTGATTTGGGTGATGACCCACGATTCCATTGGACAAGGTGAAGATGGCCCCACGCACCAACCCATTGAAACTGTGGCTTCCTTGCGAGCCATTCCTAATTTAACCGTGTTTCGTCCCGCAGACGGTAATGAAACCTCTGGCGCTTATAAAATAGCGATCGAGAAGGCGAAGCAAAATGCTCCTACCCTGTTGGCATTCACCCGTCAAAATGTCCCGAACTTGGCAGGTACATCGGTTGAGGGCGTGGCGAAGGGTGGATACACAGTGGTGGATAGCGAAGGTACACCTGATATCATTTTGATTGGCACTGGTTCAGAATTGAGCCTCGCCGTCAGCGCAGCCGAAAAACTCACGGCTGAAGGCAAGAAAGTCCGTGTTGTCTCGCTACCTTCATGGGAACTGTTTGAAGCACAGGATGCGGCTTATAGAGAGTCCATTTTGCCGAAAGCTGTCACCAAGCGTTTGTCTGTAGAAGCTGCTAGCAGTTTCGGTTGGCACAAGTACGTAGGTACTGAAGGCGATTGCGTTAGTATTGATCGCTTTGGTGCTTCGGCTCCAGGCAATGTTTGTCTAGAGAAGTTTGGCTTTAGTGTTGATAATGTGTTCGCTAAAGCTAAACAATTGTTGGGTTAATAGCAACAGAATATTCTCAAAATTGTGTGGGGTGGGCATCTTGCCCGCCTTTTTTTTACGCAGAGGAGCGCTGAGGAGGATTGTTTATAATTTGCGTAATTAGTTGATGAACGAGGGAAAATTATGCAGGAACTTTCGAGGGAGAAAGAAGAACTTCTAGCTCGGATTAGAAAAATACTAGAACATTTAATGCAAAAGGATAGTAGCTATCAGTATTACTTAGATAAAAATAAAGCTATTCAAATGATATTTAAATATTATTCAGAGAAAGTTTCTATGGAGGAACTAGAAGCTATGTCTGATTTCAGATTAACAGGGTTTGTTGAGGGAGATATGATGACTTTGTTATTGATTGAGGGGGAAGATGATATAGACCTGAAAGCAACCCCTTATGGTTAGATATGTTAAATTCCTAAGCAGCAGCATGATTTTTCATTTACATAACTTAATATAATGATTAGGGACAAGGCGATCGCGTTATAATTTTCAATGCACTATAGAATATAGTACTATAGTACTATATTAATCAAAAATTACTATTTATACTGAGAGGCAGTATGAAAGCAGAGCTTCTCAAGAGATTTTTTAGAGCGATCGCTAGTTCAGATCAAGACGCGATTGATAAGCTTACATACCTAGTGATTGAGGAAGAACGCACTAAGGGGCATACTCTCTTAGCTGACCAGTTAGAAAATATCACTAAAAAAAGCCAGAAAGAGAAGCCTACTAACATCAGCAAACCTGCTTCTTCAATACCAGAAAACTTACAGACATTAACTGAATTACCAACTAGCAAGCGATTTAATCTTCCTTTAGTAACTATCATACCAAGGGATCATTTGCGGCATCATATGGTGTTGCCAGAAAAAATTGAGAAACGTTTCTGCCGAATTGAACGTGAATATGCGGCAAGAGATAGGCTTGCTCATCATGGATTGCGTTACAGACAAAAAATTCTTTTATATGGGCCTCCTGGCTGTGGAAAGACGCTAGGAGCAGAACGTTTAGCTTGGAATACAGGATTACCACTGCTGAAAGTTCGGTTTGATGCAATGGTGTCGTCTTTTTTAGGGGAAACTGCAAGCAATTTGAGACTTGTATTTGAGGATGCTTCAAAAAATCCCTGCTTATTGTTTCTTGATGAATGTGACTCAATTGCTAAGACACGAGAAGACTCTCAAGAAGTAGGAGAAATTAAGCGAGTAGTCAATACATTTTTGCAAATTTTGGATGAGTATCAACCGTCTTCAGGGCTTTTGGTAGCAGCAACGAATCTGAATAAATCTCTAGATACTGCCCTTTGGAGAAGATTTGATGACTTGATCGCAGTACCCAAACCAGGAAAACAGGAGCTAGAATTTATACTAAAGGAAACATTATCTGCAATTGAAGTGGGATCTATCAACTGGCCAAGGATCATTGAGCAGATGAGAGATTTTTCTGCGGCTCAAGCTGTGAGGGTTGCACAAGATGCAGCTAAAAGAGCAATCATTGAGCGAGAGGAGCTAGTGATTCAAGAACACTTAGAAGAAGCGATCACAGAAATCAAAGTTTCTTAGTATTAAATTTTGCTGTCTGGATAAATAAATG from Nostoc sp. UHCC 0926 includes these protein-coding regions:
- a CDS encoding CoB--CoM heterodisulfide reductase iron-sulfur subunit B family protein, translated to MLSHTLKYAYFPGCVAQGACRELYQSTQALTQALGIELVELKKAACCGSGTFKEDSQLLEDTVNARNITLAEELNLPLLTHCSTCQGVIGHVNEHLKECQTSDPSYIQQVNGLLHKEGCSPYRGSTDVKHLLYALVTDYGLEEITKRVTRKLTGLKCAAFYGCYLLRAQKSMPYDDPFQPEAMENMFRAVGATPIYYRGRTQCCGWPLASYATTQSFKMAGMHIQDALTSGADCIVTPCPLCHLNLDSRQPEVEKVVEQKLGLPVLHLPQLIALALGVSPKELGLERHVVSTKPVLEKLGF
- the acpP gene encoding acyl carrier protein, which produces MSQTELFEKVKKIVTEQLSVDDPAKITPQSKFMDDLGADSLDTVELVMALEEEFDIEIPDEAAEQIISVQDAVDYINNKVTASA
- the fabF gene encoding beta-ketoacyl-ACP synthase II, with the translated sequence MTDHTRKRVVVTGVGAITPIGNTATEYWNGLLSGRNGIDYITLFDASRHDCRIAGEVKNFDPHDYLERKEAKRMDRFAQFGVATAKQALSNAQLVINELNAEQVGVMIGSGVGGIKVLEDQQTIYLNRGPDRCSPFMIPMMIANMAAGLTAIHTGAKGPNSCPVTACAAGSNAIGDAFRLIQGGYAQAMICGGTESAVTPLSIAGFAACKALSFRNDDPAHACRPFDRDRNGFVLGEGSGILILEELQHAISRGAHIYAEMIGYGMTCDAYHITSPVPGGLGAARAIELALKDASITPEQISYINAHGTSTPANDSTETSAIKKALGEHAYKVAISSTKSMTGHLLGGSGGIEAVATVLAIANDQIPPTINLENPDPECDLDYVPNSSRAQKVEVAISNSFGFGGHNVTLAFKKYL
- the tkt gene encoding transketolase, with protein sequence MTVATQSAKQLSVEELAINSIRFLAIDAVEKAKSGHPGLPMGAAPMAFVLWDRFLKFNPKNPKWFNRDRFVLSAGHGSMLQYALLFLTGYDSVSIEDIKQFRQWESKTPGHPENFMTPGVEVTTGPLGQGIANGVGLAIAEAHLAAKFNKPDAKIVDHYTYVIVGDGCNMEGISGEACSFAGHLGLGKLIALYDDNHISIDGSTDVAFTEDVSKRFEAYGWHVQHVEDGNTDLEAIAKAIEAAKAVTDKPSFIKVTTIIGYGSPNKANTAGVHGAALGGDEIALTRKNLGWEYEPFVVPEEALNHTRKAVERGAGYETEWNKTFADYKAKYAQEAADFERYISSKLPDGWDKVLPTYTPEDKGLPTRKHSENCLNKLAAVLPELIGGSADLTHSNLTEVKGKGDFQKGHYENPNIHFGVREHAMGAICNGIALHASGLIPYGATFLIFTDYMRAAIRLSALSQAGVIWVMTHDSIGQGEDGPTHQPIETVASLRAIPNLTVFRPADGNETSGAYKIAIEKAKQNAPTLLAFTRQNVPNLAGTSVEGVAKGGYTVVDSEGTPDIILIGTGSELSLAVSAAEKLTAEGKKVRVVSLPSWELFEAQDAAYRESILPKAVTKRLSVEAASSFGWHKYVGTEGDCVSIDRFGASAPGNVCLEKFGFSVDNVFAKAKQLLG
- a CDS encoding ATP-binding protein → MKAELLKRFFRAIASSDQDAIDKLTYLVIEEERTKGHTLLADQLENITKKSQKEKPTNISKPASSIPENLQTLTELPTSKRFNLPLVTIIPRDHLRHHMVLPEKIEKRFCRIEREYAARDRLAHHGLRYRQKILLYGPPGCGKTLGAERLAWNTGLPLLKVRFDAMVSSFLGETASNLRLVFEDASKNPCLLFLDECDSIAKTREDSQEVGEIKRVVNTFLQILDEYQPSSGLLVAATNLNKSLDTALWRRFDDLIAVPKPGKQELEFILKETLSAIEVGSINWPRIIEQMRDFSAAQAVRVAQDAAKRAIIEREELVIQEHLEEAITEIKVS